The following proteins are co-located in the Triplophysa dalaica isolate WHDGS20190420 chromosome 2, ASM1584641v1, whole genome shotgun sequence genome:
- the frem3 gene encoding FRAS1-related extracellular matrix protein 3 yields MAGCLQRGRLSTRALLKCFFVLSLLGCCLSTTNADTFDAVFRHRHRSGPTAETILVANNGIRVPFGRSVYLDPVNDLVTEVHAGDRCHITVLDNDPLAQRPGMLTPKKFPCAFGAEEVKYTHFGSRSPSKDHIKLQLRYDSHTDTVVVPFVLEVEVVFQQLEILTRNMPLVVEKLNGLSNPIDKKTLEFAFEDGVTTCKVTTLVGAGKFPRYGTLTDNSVNGQMINCDDFLKKGIQYKHTATTNSPNRDYIPMLVEVQDNDGNAIQQEHFQIMVRIKEGTENTPPKPSFISMMMMEIDQFVMTAITSEMLAAEDVESRSDQLIFNITSPLGYQQGYIISTDDQNQPITSFYQRDIKDLKIAYKPPSEDSDVERIFQIEFKIIDTDGAVSDIFAFMIVVKPMNTLAPVVTKNTGQLLFEGQSRSLSSSQNLEISDEDNLDDVKITVVDGLKHGELTVLGSQRKFFTPADLDAGVVVYQHDGSDTYSDNIIFRMTDGSNEVEFLFPITIAPTDDEPPIINANTGIALFKNEVMQISPFILSATDIDSEDSTIKFILEEPYSLIGELLLKQAEPPQDPSAWKFSSTDEMFEQVVTEWFQQDILDGKLFYRHKGPHSTTTVIDQFVFRVQDDNDPPNQSGEHTFTIKIHPVDDIPPELYSGTTLHMTVKEYELTFFMKKSLRYTDLDCDDRDLKYTIIKPPTDTDENNPIPLGAIVLTDRPDIIISEFTQAQVNHHKVAYKPPEQELGITPKMLQFTFTVEDTASNSVDGVFTIILQPVDNKPPVITNTGFTVQEQNTFIITRNELNASDQDTEDENIVFTVTQIPRFGQLQYLEIDMSNGETFVLEDIENSRLAYIHSGEESLSDVIKLDISDGFHEVPIVIKISIKPVDDETPTIILPSGLFGASIDVLENGATEITSNVIQGHDKDTDDLMLTFIVDERPRLGEIMVRGAPAERFTQHDIINGVVVYVHTSGEIGPIKEHDSFNLTISDMSDEWVVGGNKVQGVRVHVTILPLDSIPPVVSVGDQFVVVEGEKNVITLEHIQAEDIDTDNDDILCTIIVQPTSGYVENISPAPGSEKSRAGTAITAFTIKDVGLSHIYYVQSIHKGVEPVEDRFTFRCSDGINFSERHLFPIVIIPANDEKPEIFIREFVVMEGMSLVIDTPILNAADADIPGDELSFEIIENPKHGNIVQQLSTGTVPEVKFSLKQIKEASNIVYEHDDSETKEDHFKIRLTDGKHTVEEKVIIIVIPVDDETPRMAINDGLEVEIGETKVISNKVLKATDLDSEDKELTYVLRYGPGQGYLQRITKHGVVTGNISIEMNFTQDELDKQLIQYVHTGQEGIRDLLKFDVTDGINPLIDRYFYINIGSIDMVFPDVINKGVTLKEGGKVTLTTDLLSTTDINSPDEYLSFSITRAPSRGHLECTDLPGVPISTFSQLQLAGNKIYYIHTSDDEVKMDSFEFEVTDGYNPVFRTFRVSITDVDNKKPVVTINKLVLSEGESKLITPFELTVEDRDTPDNLLGFIVTQVPVHGQLLFNGTQVITTFTKQDLNENLITYDHDGTETNEDSFSFTVTDGTHTDFYVFPNTVYETRKPQTMTIYINTMDNGVPQIVINKAAPTLRVLHTGHLGFLITSKVLKAEDRDSPNKVLKYIVTKTPLHGFIMNAALGNDSIKSFSQADIDDIKICYVLLDGSNATSDIFYFTVEDNGGNKLKPQPFRLNWAWISLEREYYIVDEDAKFLEVTLKRRGYLGETSFVSIATKDGTAKVDKDFRGKAQKQVQFNPGQTTATWRVKIFTDQEFETSEMFQIQLSEPVMAVLEFPDIATVEIVDPGDESTVFIPQAEYRIEEDIGELLVPVHRSGDVSQELMVICYTQQGSATGTTPSTVLSYSDYITRPEDHTSVLRFDKDEREKPCRIIIIDDSLYEKEESFNVSLSMPMGGQVGGKFPSAKVVILADSEDEPSFYFGETEYTVDESDGFVEVKVWRTGTDLSKTATVTVRSRKSDPVSAEAGLDYVGISRNLDFAPGVTVQTFRVTILDDLGQPELEGPEMFEMVLRMPMNAVLGEPSKTVITINDSVTDLPKVQFREVEYKVDEADGELKAMVYRSGDVSQRSTVRCYTRQGSAQVMMDYNERPNADASIIEFLSGEIEKPCVVTFVDDSIHEEDEEFRLVLGTPKSKSPYGASVGEQKETLVTITDHKDKPIIRFAEIKYSIKEPQVPAEIAIVKIPVLRQGDTSKVSVVRIHTKDGSATSGEDYNPLSQDVEFKEGETEHIVEIKVLYDGQREIREAFTVHMKPDEYMVAETQMNKAIVYIEEMNSVADVTFPAVPQVVSLLLYDDTTRAKDNPHPQTGYPVVCVTACNPKYFDFDKTGSICSVENINDTLTQYRWLVSAPSGPDGVTSPLREVDTNTFFTNTKSIVLDSIYFQAGSRVQCAARAINANGDAGLELSSPIAVISREEGLCQPRIPGTVGAEPFSAKIRYTGPDDPDYPNLIKLTVTMPHMDGMLPVISTRPLSNFELTLSPDGTRVGNHRCSNLLDFNEIQTAHGFITDGTKNPEIIGETAPYQYSVAMRSANSLRFYRNLNQEACLWEFSSYFDMSELLNDCGGSIGTDGQVLNLVQSYVTLRVPLFVSYVFHSPVAVGGWQHFDLRSELRLTFVYDTAILWQDGIGSPPEAELQGAMYPTSMRINDEGRLVVNFKTEARFRGQFVMSHSGTTLTSMIMSADHPGLTFTLTLVRTEPTYNQPMQQWSFVSDFAVRDYSGTYTVKLIPCSASPNGEFSIPPVCHPREPLTFDMDIRFQQVSDPVAAEFSLNTQMFLLSKKELWLSDGSMGFGEATDTAFVEGSNIYGRVMVDPVQNLGDSFSCGIEKVFLCTGTDGYVPKYNPINKEYGCLADAPSLLYRLKILDKAQPETQATAFGNVPFDAFLALDTPGALSLVRQPGSDGFTLSSSPLFQVAAGREWFIHTIYTVRSRDNANRGKRSLKYHHALSSAIAEPGIQSRNRRAVPDPEALDIGAENNKGTNIQHIALESSNRLRVSQPWGRETNLEHPLVEGSLSKEPGSDFSLPNGMSTLLGVAGLILLVCLVILLVVLLMRRKRKEKKYPAYSTSSCAAYGRNTSHVRSNRDSSEV; encoded by the exons ATGGCTGGTTGTCTGCAAAGAGGGAGGCTGAGTACAAGAGCACTTCTGAAGTGCTTCTTTGTATTGTCTTTATTAGGATGTTGTCTCTCTACAACCAATGCAGATACTTTTGACGCAGTTTTTCGTCATAGGCACCGATCTGGACCTACTGCTGAAACAATTTTGGTAGCCAACAACGGGATTAGAGTTCCCTTTGGACGCTCTGTGTATCTGGATCCTGTCAATGACCTTGTTACTGAAGTGCATGCAGGAGACCGCTGTCATATTACAGTCCTGGATAATGACCCACTTGCACAAAGACCTGGAATGCTAACCCCCAAGAAGTTCCCCTGTGCTTTTGGAGCAGAAGAGGTCAAATACACTCACTTCGGTTCCCGGAGCCCTAGCAAGGATCACATAAAACTGCAGCTGAGGTATGACTCCCACACAGACACTGTGGTGGTTCCTTTTGTTCTCGAAGTAGAAGTGGTATTTCAGCAACTGGAGATTCTCACTCGTAACATGCCTCTGGTTGTGGAGAAGCTCAATGGTCTAAGTAACCCGATTGACAAAAAAACCTTAGAGTTCGCTTTTGAAGATGGTGTCACTACATGCAAGGTGACCACGCTAGTTGGTGCGGGCAAGTTTCCCAGGTATGGCACTCTTACTGATAACTCGGTTAATGGGCAGATGATTAATTGTGATGATTTTCTCAAGAAGGGAATTCAGTATAAGCATACTGCCACAACCAATTCTCCCAACAGAGATTACATTCCAATGCTAGTGGAAGTACAAGACAATGATGGTAATGCTATTCAACAAGAGCATTTTCAGATAATGGTTAGAATCAAAGAGGGTACTGAAAATACGCCACCTAAGCCTAGCTTTATATCTATGATGATGATGGAGATTGACCAATTTGTGATGACAGCCATAACTTCAGAAATGCTGGCAGCTGAGGATGTTGAATCAAGATCTGATCAATTAATTTTTAACATAACATCTCCTCTCGGGTATCAACAGGGCTATATTATCAGCACAGATGATCAAAACCAGCCAATCACCTCTTTTTATCAGAGAGACATAAAGGACCTGAAAATAGCCTATAAACCTCCCTCTGAGGATTCAGATGTGGAAAGAATTTTCCagattgaatttaaaattattgACACTGATGGAGCTGTGTCtgatatttttgcttttatgaTTGTTGTAAAACCAATGAACACTTTAGCCCCAGTGGTGACCAAAAATACAGGACAGCTGCTTTTTGAGGGACAATCAAGATCTCTATCCAGCTCACAAAATTTAGAGATTAGTGATGAGGACAATCTTGATGATGTGAAGATAACTGTGGTTGATGGCTTAAAACATGGAGAGCTGACTGTGTTAGGGTCTCAAAGAAAGTTTTTCACACCTGCTGATCTGGATGCTGGAGTTGTTGTATACCAGCACGATGGAAGTGATACCTACAGTGACAACATTATATTCAGAATGACAGATGGCAGTAATGAAGTAGAGTTTTTGTTTCCCATCACCATCGCCCCCACCGATGACGAACCTCCCATTATAAACGCCAATACAGGTAttgctctttttaaaaatgaagtaaTGCAGATCTCCCCCTTCATCCTGAGTGCAACTGACATTGACTCTGAAGACTCAACCATTAAATTTATATTAGAAGAGCCTTATTCACTGATTGGAGAGCTGCTCCTCAAGCAGGCGGAGCCTCCGCAAGACCCATCTGCGTGGAAATTCAGCTCAACAGATGAGATGTTTGAACAGGTGGTGACGGAATGGTTCCAGCAAGATATTCTGGATGGAAAGCTGTTTTATCGTCACAAAGGTCCTCACAGTACAACCACTGTGATTGACCAGTTTGTCTTCAGAGTCCAGGATGACAACGACCCACCAAATCAGTCAGGAGAACACACATTTACCATTAAAATCCATCCAGTGGATGACATACCTCCAGAACTTTACTCTGGCACCACACTACACATGACAGTCAAAGAATACGAgctgacattttttatgaagaaatctCTACGTTACACAGATCTGGACTGTGATGACAGGGACCTTAAGTACACAATCATCAAACCTCCAACTGACACAGATGAAAACAACCCCATTCCTCTTGGTGCCATTGTGTTGACTGACAGGCCTGACATTATAATAAGTGAGTTTACACAAGCTCAGGTCAACCACCATAAAGTGGCATACAAACCCCCGGAGCAAGAGCTTGGTATTACTCCAAAAATGCTCCAGTTTACGTTCACTGTGGAGGACACGGCTAGCAATTCTGTTGATGGAGTTTTTACCATAATTTTACAGCCAGTGGACAACAAACCACCTGTAATTACAAACACTGGTTTCACTGTTCAGGAGCAAAATACGTTTATAATAACCAGAAATGAACTAAATGCCTCTGACCAGGACACAGAGGATGAAAATATTGTATTCACAGTGACCCAGATTCCGAGATTTGGACAGCTGCAGTATTTGGAAATTGACATGTCTAATGGAGAGActtttgtgttggaggacattGAAAACAGTCGACTGGCCTATATTCACAGTGGTGAAGAATCTCTCAGTGATGTCATTAAACTTGACATTAGCGATGGCTTCCATGAGGTGCCTATTGTCATAAAAATCAGCATCAAGCCTGTCGATGATGAAACCCCAACCATTATATTACCTTCTGGTTTGTTTGGAGCTTCCATTGATGTACTTGAGAACGGTGCAACAGAAATCACCAGCAATGTCATTCAGGGTCATGATAAAGACACAGATGACCTCATGCTCACTTTCATAGTAGATGAGCGTCCCAGATTGGGTGAAATAATGGTAAGGGGAGCTCCTGCTGAGCGCTTCACCCAGCATGATATAATAAATGGTGTGGTTGTCTACGTTCACACAAGTGGTGAGATTGGCCCTATCAAAGAGCATGATTCCTTCAACCTCACCATATCTGACATGTCTGACGAATGGGTTGTTGGTGGCAACAAAGTCCAAGGCGTTCGTGTCCATGTCACCATCCTACCTTTAGACAGCATCCCTCCTGTAGTTAGTGTGGGTGACCAGTTTGTAGTAGTAGAGGGTGAAAAGAATGTTATCACATTGGAGCACATTCAAGCTGAGGATATTGACACTGATAATGATGATATCTTGTGCACTATTATTGTTCAGCCCACATCTGGTTATGTGGAGAACATTTCACCAGCTCCAGGGTCTGAAAAATCCAGAGCAGGCACTGCCATCACTGCTTTTACAATTAAAGATGTTGGTCTTAGCCACATCTATTATGTTCAAAGCATTCACAAGGGTGTGGAGCCAGTGGAGGACAGGTTCACTTTCCGCTGCTCTGATGGTATTAACTTTTCAGAAAGGCACCTTTTTCCCATTGTCATCATCCCAGCCAACGATGAAAAGCCAGAGATATTCATCCGTGAGTTTGTcgtgatggagggaatgagttTGGTGATTGACACTCCTATTTTAAATGCTGCTGATGCTGACATTCCAGGTGATGAATTATCTTTTGAGATCATTGAAAATCCCAAACATGGAAACATAGTCCAGCAGTTAAGTACTGGCACAGTTCCAGAAGTGAAATTTTCCTTAAAGCAGATCAAGGAGGCATCTAATATAGTTTATGAGCATGATGACTCTGAAACCAAggaagaccatttcaaaattagaCTAACTGATGGAAAGCATACTGTTGAGGAGAAGGTCATCATAATTGTTATTCCTGTTGATGATGAAACCCCAAGAATGGCGATCAATGATGGTCTTGAAGTAGAAATAGGAGAAACCAAAGTAATTAGCAACAAAGTCCTGAAGGCCACTGATTTGGATTCAGAGGACAAAGAGCTTACTTACGTCCTCCGTTATGGCCCCGGTCAAGGCTATCTCCAGCGAATCACCAAACATGGAGTTGTCACTGGCAATATTAGCATTGAAATGAATTTCACTCAAGATGAACTTGACAAACAGCTGATTCAGTACGTTCACACAGGCCAGGAAGGTATCCGTGACCTACTAAAGTTTGATGTAACAGATGGAATTAACCCGCTAATTGATCGCTACTTCTACATTAATATTGGCAGCATCGATATGGTATTCCCTGATGTTATTAACAAGGGTGTTACCCTCAAAGAGGGAGGTAAGGTCACCCTAACCACAGACCTTCTCAGCACAACTGATATCAACAGTCCAGATGAATATCTAAGTTTCAGCATCACACGAGCACCCAGCAGGGGTCATCTGGAATGTACTGATCTCCCAGGTGTGCCCATCTCCACCTTCTCTCAGCTACAGCTTGCTGGCAACAAAATTTACTACATCCACACATCTGACGATGAAGTGAAGATGGACAGCTTTGAATTTGAGGTGACCGATGGCTACAACCCTGTGTTCCGCACCTTCCGTGTATCCATCACTGATGTCGACAACAAGAAGCCAGTCGTAACGATAAATAAACTAGTACTGAGCGAAGGAGAAAGCAAGCTGATCACACCCTTTGAACTGACAGTGGAGGATCGGGATACACCAGACAACCTGTTAGGATTTATAGTGACTCAGGTGCCAGTTCATGGTCAACTTTTGTTTAACGGAACTCAAGTCATTACAACATTCACCAAGCAGGACCTAAATGAGAATCTCATTACTTATGATCATGATGGCACAGAGACAAATGAAGACAGCTTCTCCTTTACAGTAACTGATGGAACTCATactgatttttatgttttcccCAATACTGTTTATGAAACTCGTAAGCCTCAGACGATGACCATTTATATTAACACAATGGACAATGGAGTGCCTCAAATTGTTATTAACAAAGCAGCACCCACTCTCAGAGTTCTTCATACTGGGCACCTTGGCTTTTTGATTACCAGTAAGGTTCTAAAGGCTGAAGACAGAGACAGTCCAAACAAAGTGCTCAAGTACATTGTGACCAAAACCCCTCTCCATGGCTTTATTATGAATGCAGCGTTGGGCAATGACAGCATCAAATCCTTCTCACAGG ctGATATTGATGATATAAAGATTTGTTACGTGCTTCTGGATGGGTCCAACGCCACAAGTGACATATTCTACTTTACAGTGGAAGACAATG GTGGTAACAAGTTGAAGCCACAACCGTTTCGCCTAAACTGGGCCTGGATATCTCTGGAGAGGGAATACTACATAGTGGATGAGGATGCTAAATTTCTGGAGGTCACCCTCAAACGAAGGGGATACTTGGGAGAGACATCATTTGTCA gcATTGCCACCAAGGACGGCACTGCAAAAGTGGACAAAGACTTCCGAGGCAAAGCTCAGAAACAGGTTCAGTTCAACCCTGGCCAAACCACTGCAACCTGGAGGGTCAAGATATTCACTGATCAAGAGTTTGAAACTTCAGAGATGTTCCAAATCCAGCTCTCTGAACCAGTAATGGCTGTTCTCGAGTTTCCTGATATAGCCACTGTGGAGATTGTGGATCCTGGTGATG agtcTACAGTGTTCATCCCTCAGGCAGAATATCGTATTGAAGAGGATATAGGAGAACTGCTAGTCCCGGTCCACAGATCAGGAGATGTCAGCCAGGAACTCATGGTGATATGTTACACTCAACAAG GCAGCGCAACTGGCACCACCCCCAGCACTGTGCTCTCCTATTCTGACTACATCACAAGACCCGAGGACCACACCAGTGTTCTGCGTTTTGACAAGGATGAAAGGGAAAAGCCATGTCGCATTATAATAATTGATGACTCCCTCTATGAGAAAGAGGAGAGCTTCAACGTGTCACTCAGTATGCCTATGGGTGGCCAAGTGGGAGGCAAGTTCCCCAGTGCCAAAGTTGTCATCTTGGCTGATAGTGAAGATG AGCCATCGTTCTACTTTGGAGAGACGGAGTACACAGTGGATGAGAGTGATGGTTTTGTGGAGGTAAAAGTGTGGAGGACTGGCACTGACCTTTCAAAGACAGCCACCGTTACAGTCCGGTCCAGGAAGAGTGACCCTGTTTCAGCAGAAG CGGGTCTAGATTATGTGGGAATCAGTCGTAATTTGGATTTTGCTCCAGGAGTGACCGTACAGACTTTCCGTGTCACAATCCTGGATGACTTGGGTCAGCCAGAGCTGGAAGGACCAGAGATGTTTGAGATGGTGCTGCGTATGCCAATGAACGCAGTTCTTGGAGAGCCTAGCAAGACTGTCATTACCATAAATGACAGTGTCACAGACT TGCCCAAGGTGCAGTTCAGAGAGGTGGAGTACAAGGTGGATGAGGCTGATGGAGAATTAAAGGCAATGGTGTACCGTAGTGGTGATGTCAGTCAGAGGTCCACAGTTCGCTGTTATACTCGCCAGGGATCTGCCCAAGTCATGATGGACTACAATGAGCGACCTAATGCTGATGCCTCTATCATAGAGTTCCTATCAG GTGAAATTGAGAAGCCGTGTGTTGTTACTTTTGTGGATGACTCCATTCATGAGGAGGATGAGGAGTTCCGCTTAGTTTTGGGTACACCAAAGAGCAAATCACCATATGGTGCTTCAGTAGGTGAACAAAAAGAGACTCTGGTCACCATCACCGATCATAAGGACA AACCCATCATCAGGTTCGCTGAGATCAAATACAGCATTAAAGAGCCACAGGTTCCTGCCGAGATTGCTATAGTGAAGATCCCTGTCCTGCGTCAGGGTGATACATCCAAGGTTTCTGTGGTGAGAATTCACACCAAGGACGGCTCTGCAACATCAGGAGAGGACTACAATCCTCTTTCTCAAG ACGTGGAGTTTAAGGAGGGTGAGACAGAGCATATTGTGGAGATTAAGGTGCTTTATGATGGACAAAGAGAGATCCGTGAGGCTTTCACCGTTCACATGAAGCCTGACGAGTATATGGTGGCTGAGACCCAG ATGAACAAGGCTATTGTGTACATTGAAGAGATGAATAGTGTGGCTGATGTCACCTTCCCAGCTGTGCCTCAGGTTGTGTCATTGCTGTTGTACGATGATACGACTCGGGCTAAGGACAACCCCCACCCTCAGACTGGATatcctgttgtgtgtgtgact GCCTGCAACCCCAAATACTTTGACTTTGATAAGACTGGCTCCATTTGCTCAGTAGAAAACATCAATGACACACTGACTCAGTACCGGTGGTTAGTTAGTGCCCCGAGTGGACCAGATGGAGTTACCAGCCCCTTGAGGGAAGTGGACACCAACACCTTCTTCACTAACACCAAGTCTATCGTGCTGGACTCAATCTATTTCCAGGCTGGCTCCCGAGTGCAATGTGCTGCCCGAGCCATAAATGCCAATGGTGACGCCGGGCTAGAGCTCAGCTCACCCATTGCGGTCATCAGCCGAGAGGAGG GTCTCTGTCAACCTCGTATACCTGGCACAGTGGGCGCTGAACCATTCTCAGCTAAAATTCGGTACACTGGCCCCGATGACCCTGACTATCCTAATCTGATCAAACTCACTGTCACTATGCCCCACATGGATG GCATGCTGCCAGTTATCTCCACGCGTCCGCTGTCCAACTTTGAGCTGACTCTTAGTCCAGATGGGACACGAGTCGGGAACCACCGCTGCTCTAACCTTTTAGATTTTAATGAGATCCAGACAGCACATGGCTTCATTACTGATGGCACCAAGAACCCAGAAATTATTGGCGAAACAGCACCGTACCAGTATAGTGTGGCCATGCGTAGCGCCAATTCCCTTCGCTTCTACCGTAACCTCAACCAGGAGGCATGTCTGTGGGAGTTCAGCAGCTACTTTGACATGTCAGAGCTGTTGAATGATTGTGGGGGATCCATTGGCACAGATGGACAG GTGCTGAATCTTGTTCAGTCCTATGTAACATTACGGGTGCCCCTGTTTGTGTCCTATGTCTTCCACTCTCCTGTTGCGGTTGGGGGCTGGCAACATTTTGACCTGCGATCTGAGCTAAGGCTCACCTTTGTGTATGACACTGCCATTTTATGGCAAGATGGTATTGGAAGCCCACCAGAGGCTGAGCTACAAG GTGCCATGTATCCTACCAGCATGAGAATCAATGATGAAGGTCGTCTTGTAGTCAACTTCAAGACTGAGGCTCGATTCAGGGGGCAGTTTGTCATGTCTCATTCAG GAACCACTTTGACCTCCATGATAATGTCAGCTGATCACCCTGGACTCACATTCACCCTCACTCTGGTCCGGACTGAACCAACTTACAACCAGCCCATGCAACAGTGGAGCTTTGTTTCTGACTTCGCC GTAAGGGACTATTCTGGTACCTATACTGTGAAGCTGATTCCTTGCAGTGCTTCACCTAATGGTGAGTTCAGCATTCCTCCCGTCTGTCATCCGCGGGAGCCTCTCACCTTTGACATGGACATTCGCTTCCAGCAG GTGAGTGATCCTGTAGCAGCAGAGTTCAGCTTGAATACACAGATGTTTCTGCTGTCAAAGAAGGAGCTGTGGCTGTCTGATGGTTCCATGGGCTTTGGCGAGGCAACTGACACTGCCTTTGTTGAAG GTTCTAACATCTATGGTCGTGTGATGGTGGACCCAGTGCAGAATTTGGGTGACTCTTTCTCCTGCGGCATAGAGAAGGTTTTCCTCTGTACAGGCACCGATGGCTACGTCCCCAAGTACAACCCCATCAATAAAGAGTACGGATGTCTAGCTGATGCTCCATCACTGCTTTACAGACTGAAGATCCTG gACAAAGCCCAGCCAGAAACCCAGGCCACTGCCTTTGGAAATGTACCGTTTGATGCTTTCCTGGCTTTGGATACCCCTGGAGCTCTTTCCTTAGTCCGACAACCTGGATCT